A single window of Polaribacter sp. SA4-10 DNA harbors:
- a CDS encoding NAD(P)-dependent oxidoreductase — protein sequence MKKILMTGGFGKIGTYFVQNFEHKYKITVADIATPSGVFTDKVSIKKADLMNVSVCLKLCEGIDTVIHLAGIVDPISESDEILETNIKTTQNIFKAAVKAKCKRLIFASSAQTIESYPTDIQVNKNMLVKPKNMYGVSKCFGEDLAAYHAHNNGISAICLRIGAYEFPKDFTEMNARDLSAFLNPDDFNQLLIGCIETENIHYEVLKAISDNRYKRLDITESKEKVGYQPKADTFKLFKLKKE from the coding sequence ATGAAAAAAATTCTAATGACTGGAGGGTTTGGAAAAATAGGTACCTATTTTGTCCAAAACTTCGAACATAAATATAAAATAACCGTTGCAGATATTGCAACACCTAGCGGTGTTTTTACCGATAAAGTGAGCATCAAAAAAGCAGATTTAATGAACGTATCAGTTTGCTTAAAACTATGCGAAGGAATTGATACAGTAATCCATTTGGCGGGAATAGTAGACCCGATTTCCGAATCGGACGAAATTTTGGAGACGAATATAAAAACAACCCAAAATATATTTAAAGCAGCCGTAAAAGCAAAGTGCAAAAGGTTAATTTTTGCTAGTAGTGCCCAAACTATTGAAAGTTATCCCACCGATATTCAGGTAAACAAGAACATGCTTGTAAAACCCAAAAACATGTATGGAGTATCAAAATGTTTCGGAGAAGATTTAGCCGCTTATCATGCACATAATAACGGAATTTCTGCAATATGTTTACGAATTGGAGCCTACGAATTTCCAAAGGATTTTACAGAAATGAACGCAAGAGATTTAAGTGCTTTTCTAAACCCAGACGACTTTAATCAATTATTGATTGGATGCATTGAAACAGAAAATATACACTATGAAGTTCTAAAAGCTATTTCAGATAACAGATACAAACGATTAGACATAACAGAATCAAAAGAAAAAGTAGGATATCAACCAAAAGCAGATACTTTTAAGTTATTTAAACTGAAAAAGGAATAA